GCGCATTGAAACGGCCAGATAAATGGACTTATCACGAAGCATGCTTTCGGCTTTGAAGCTCTTCATGATTATGGGAAAAACATAGGTGCGCAAAACATTGTTGAAGTAATACTTTACAAAACTTTTATGTTCTGCATGCTTTACTTCTTTTTCGTTGATGAGATGCACTCCTTCGTGGGCAAGCTCTTTCACAAGATGATTATAAACCTGTGCAAGTCGTTTCTGCTGACCAAGAATCCGCTGATTGATTTCTGCAAGAATGCTTTGCGGACTAAAGTAATGACTGTACTCATATTCCGATTTTCGTCTGAACTTGACAATGCGTTTCAGCGTTGCCACCCTAACCCGAAAGAATTCATCCTGATTGTTGGAAAAGATCCCCAAAAATTTTATACGTTCAAGAATTGGGGTCTCAACGCATTCAGCTTCCTGCAGCACCCGATCATTGAAATCAAGCCAGCTCAGTTCGCGGTTTACATAAACAGCAGGAACACTATGGTTTTGTTTTTTCATTCTCAAGGTTTTTGGGAATGAGATAGAATAACGCTTTTTTAAAAGCAATCACAAACTCAGGCCAGGTGCGCGCTTCGCTCTGTAAGGCAATCAATCCGCTGGTTGGCATATCGACGATTTTCTGTGAAAGAAAAAAATTCGCAAACTGCGTTATCAGCGGATTGTGCCCAACAATCATTATATTGTTATACTCATCAGGTAAAGCATAGAGTGCATCGAAATAATCGTTTACCGTTTTGAAATAAAGATCATCATTAATACCCATGCTTTTGCTATCGAGTTCCAGCAGTGCAGCCATATGCTGCGCTGTCTCCAACGCACGCGCAGCCGGACTCGAAATTATAAACTGCGGCAGAACCTTCTTTTTCTTCAGTTCATTTGCAATTATTCCGGTGCGTCTGCGACCCAGATCGGTTAATGGCCTTTCAATGTCCTTTCGGCCACCAATCAGTCCATCAGCTTTCCCATGACGCATTATTAATAATGTCTTACTGTTCATATTCTGCAAAAAAAATCAATGAAAATAATTACCAGGCAAACAGCGGAAAATCCTTCATCATGGCATTCACCTGCTTTCTCACATCCGCAATAACTGTTTCATCGTCGGGGTTAGAGAGTACTTTGTCAATTAAATCAACAATCAGTGTCATGTGATTTTCTTTCAGTCCACGGGTAGTAATGGCCGGTGTTCCCACGCGGATTCCTGATGTCAGGAACGGGCTGCGTGAGTCGAAGGGCACCATGTTTTTATTGATGGTGATATCGGCCAGTACAAGCGTATTTTCAGCTTTTTTGCCGGTGAGTTCCGGAAATTTCTGACGAAGGTCAATCAGCATCAAATGATTGTCAGTTCCATCGCTGATGATGTGATATCCTTTTTTGATAAAAGCATCGGCCAGGGCAGCTGCATTTTTTCTGACCTGTTGCATGTACACCTTGAATTCCGGCTCCAGTGCTTCGCCAAAGGCAACTGCTTTGGCAGCAATCACATGCTCGAGTGGTCCGCCTTGTTGTCCGGGGAAAACAGCACTGTTGATCATTTCCGACATTTTTTTCACAACACCCTTTGGCGTTGTAATTCCCCATGGATTGTCAAAATCTCTACCGACCAGAATCATTCCACCGCGCGGTCCACGCAGGGTTTTGTGAGTGGTGGTGGTGATAATGTGACAATATTCAACAGGATTGTTGAGCAATCCGGCTGCAATTAATCCCGCAGGATGTGCGATGTCTGCCATGAGCAATGCGCCCACCGAATCAGCGATTTCGCGCATACGTTTGTAATCCCAGTCGCGGCTGTAGGCCGAAGCTCCGGCAACAATAAGTTTTGGCTTGCACTCCTTGGCTAATAC
The Bacteroidetes bacterium GWF2_43_63 DNA segment above includes these coding regions:
- the glyA gene encoding serine hydroxymethyltransferase (catalyzes the reaction of glycine with 5,10-methylenetetrahydrofolate to form L-serine and tetrahydrofolate), with protein sequence MKHDKQIFDLIEQEKDRQMHGIELIASENFVSEQVLQAMGSVLTNKYAEGYPGKRYYGGCQIVDQTEQLAIDRACKLFGAEFANVQPHSGAQANAAVFFACLKPGDTFMGLDLSHGGHLSHGSPVNLSGINYKPVAYHVKEETGQVDYDEMAVLAKECKPKLIVAGASAYSRDWDYKRMREIADSVGALLMADIAHPAGLIAAGLLNNPVEYCHIITTTTHKTLRGPRGGMILVGRDFDNPWGITTPKGVVKKMSEMINSAVFPGQQGGPLEHVIAAKAVAFGEALEPEFKVYMQQVRKNAAALADAFIKKGYHIISDGTDNHLMLIDLRQKFPELTGKKAENTLVLADITINKNMVPFDSRSPFLTSGIRVGTPAITTRGLKENHMTLIVDLIDKVLSNPDDETVIADVRKQVNAMMKDFPLFAW